In Neoarius graeffei isolate fNeoGra1 chromosome 15, fNeoGra1.pri, whole genome shotgun sequence, a single genomic region encodes these proteins:
- the ap1s2 gene encoding AP-1 complex subunit sigma-2: protein MQFMLLFSRQGKLRLQKWYVPLSDSQKKKISREVIQMVLARKPKMCSFLEWRDLKIVYKRYASLYFCCAVQDQENELITLEIIHRYVELLDKYFGSVCELDIIFNFEKAYYILDEFILGGEAQETSKKIVLKAIEQADMLQEEADTPRSVLEEIGLT from the exons ATGCAGTTCATGCTGCTGTTTAGTCGCCAGGGCAAGTTGCGCTTGCAGAAATGGTACGTGCCGCTGTCCGACTCGCAAAAGAAGAAGATCTCACGCGAGGTCATCCAGATGGTGTTGGCCCGCAAACCTAAAATGTGTAGCTTTCTGGAGTGGAGAGATTTAAAAATTGTCTACAAAAG ATACGCCAGTCTGTATTTCTGCTGTGCTGTGCAAGACCAAGAGAACGAACTGATAACCCTCGAGATCATCCATAGATATGTCGAGCTCCTGGACAAGTATTTTGGCAGT GTATGTGAGCTGGACATCATCTTCAACTTTGAGAAGGCATACTACATCCTGGATGAGTTTATACTGGGCGGGGAAGCTCAGGAGACATCTAAAAAGATTGTACTGAAGGCCATTGAACAGGCAGATATGTTGCAAGAG GAAGCAGACACACCCCGCAGCGTACTAGAGGAGATTGGACTCACATAA